The Mangrovimonas cancribranchiae nucleotide sequence TAACACATTATCGTAAGTACACATCATTTCTACAAGATCGCCACCACCATTATCTTGGTAGAGTGTCATGGTCATTGCCGGGTAAGGCATGTCGCCACTTGTATAGTAAAAATTACCATCAAACCCTTTTACTTGTAATATATGTGCTGTTGATTCTGCTGTAAAATCGAACCAGACATCACGTTGATTAACACCCTCGCAACTCATGGCTTCTGGAGAGACCGAAGCATTTAAAAAACTGACACGAGTTGTTGTGTTTTCACATGTATCACTATTAATAGGCAATGTTAACGCCGTAGAAACATCGTCATTTCTCACAAACACATAAGGTCCAGACCAATAACTCTGATCTTGATCGCTACATACAGCTCTCACAAAATACTCGTAAGTTGCTGCAGATAAATCGTTAAAATCGGCATCTGTTGGAGTGTAAGATGGTGTATTTACTATGGTTCCAGATTGCGGTACCGTTCCATTATCTACAGGTTGAATAGCTACTTCCCATTGTGATTCCGATCCAGCTGGTGTCCATGAGAATTGTGTAGTTGCACTAGATGTTAAATCTGTTGGTTGTGGGCACGTAGGCGTTCCACAAATAGCAGGGCCACTATACACAGTTCTTCTAGGAGTTAGTCCTGTAGGGCTTGAATAAACTAAATTGTCTTCACTATCATAAACGTCAAAATGATAATTAGCATATTGTGGTGCATAGCTACCAATAGTCCAAAAGTAAAGTGAGAATTCTACACCACTACACAAGTAAGCGAAGAATTCATCGCCATCTTCATTTCCTTCGAAAGGAAATACTTGAACAACTTGATTATTTTGTGTTAATTGTAATTCTGCAGAGATACCAGTATCACTACTTAGCACAAATTTGTATTGGCATTGATTATCTAAAGGACATTTTGTAGTTACTTGCAATGGCTCTGACCATGGACTATAATCGTTTCCACATTCGGATCTTACATAAACATCATACATACTTGAAGCAGTTAATCCTGTTATTGTAAACGGATTAGTATCTGCTGTATATAAATATTCTGGAGCAGTATCGCCTTCTGGAGCAGGTGTTCCTGCTGGTTGTACTGATATTTGCCATGGTTGTGTAGAACCATTAGCTTCCCAACTTAAATCCATAGTTGTATCGGTAAGCGTATTTACATCAACCGATAGGTTAGTTACCTCTGTACAAATAGGTTCTTCCTCTATTATAACATTATCTATTAATAACCCATTTCCTCTAGAAGTACCACCACCTGTATAGTACGGCACGTGGAATGCTATGTTAACATCGCCGCTAATATCTTGAAGATCGACTATTTTAACGCGATATTCTTCGTTATTTATAATAACAGTATCGTCACTTGAGTCGTAAAGCACTGTTGTAAATTGATCTAAACTAGGGCCATTAGTTGATAACAACACCTCTAAATCCTCGATATAGTATTGGCTTAGAGCTCTATAATAAAAACGTAGTCTATGATTTTCTGTAATGGTTATTGTAGGTGAAATTAACCAGTCGTCGTTATTACCATTTGTTCCTGTAAAAGTGGCTGCCGACTGGTCACCTTCGTACACAAAATTAGCATTATCCGTATACCAGGTTTCTGTATCGCCATTTTCATCAAATACTGTCCAACAGCTATCAGATTCAGAATCTGAATCAAATGTTTCTATAAAAGGTGCGACATAAGACGTACAGGCTGTTTGAAATGCTATAGGTCCAAACCACTCGCTAACACCATTGGCATCGCAATTAGACTGAATATAAAACTCATAAGCTGTATCAGGTTCTAAATCTGTTGCTGAATAGCTCATTTCAGATACTAAAGTTCCCCCTTCTGTTGGGGCCCCCATCCCTGCTTCTTGAACAACAGCATTCCATGAGGTTTCTTGGTAACCAGATTCCCATGAAAATTCGGCTCCTGTAGCACTTACTAAATCTAAAGAAGCGTTAAATGGTATTGGACACGGTGGCGCATCTGTAATACTTACATCATCAATATTTAATCTTGAAACTTGACCAGAAAGATCTGCTGGCAATCTAAAAGCAATATAAATGGTTCCTGTAGCCTCTATGATAACCGACTTTTCGATATAACTAGAATGTGTAAATACTTCTGATGGCACCACTACTGTGGTAAAACTAGAAGGGTTATCGTTTGTTGTAGACATTACCACCTCTAAACCATGTCGTGGTGGTGTAATAGCGCCTAAATTGAATAAGGTTTCGGCTCGGTATTTATATTTTAGTTCTTTAGCGCCATCAATATTTATTGCTGGTGAAATTAAATAAGAGTTTGGGCTTGCACCAAGTTTTGCAGTATTTTCAGTTATATACCAGCCACCATTATCGGTATTCCAACAAAATTTTTGGGTATCGGGGTCTTCATCATCAAAACTCTCAAAAAATGGTGTATCATAAGATGCACATAAGGTTGTGAAAGCTATTGGGCCAACCCATTCACTTTGGTCATCGGCTTCACAATAGGCTCTAACATAAAACTCATAACGCGTTCCTGGTTCTAGACCTGAAGCCATATAAGGTGCGTTTTGTGTAACTAGTTCGCCACTTCCTGTTGGCTCACCAGCTCCTAAGTCTTGAATAGCTAATTCCCATTGCGTTTCGTTTTCGCCTTGTGTCCAAAATAACCAAGCAGAGGTTTGCGTTACATTTAATGTAAATGGATTTGTTGGTACAGGACAAGTTGGTTTATCTTCGATAACAACATCATCAATAGATATTCTAAACGCTGTTTCTTCGTTGTTAGGCTCGACAACCCAAGCAATATTAACATTACCCAAAATATCTACAGGAATATCAATGGTAACTTCCTCAAAAGCCGTATTACTAATTTGAGTTTCTGGCAATATAACTGTTGTAAAATTATCTACACCAACTCCTGTAGTAGATAGTTTAATAGAATAACTTGAAATTCCTTGAGTAGCTCGATGTTTATAACGTAAGCGTTTTTGAACACCATCGAAATTCACTTGTGGTGAGATATATAAATCATGATTTTGACCTTGCGATGACCCTGTTTGCACCGTTGCATATCCTCCTATAAAGCTCCATGCAATACCATCGTTATTGGCATCGATTGCTGTCCAACATGGTTCTGGATTTTCGTTTGTAGCATCGGTAAAACTTGTAGAATATGGTGTATTAAAAACAGGACACTGCGTTGTAAACGACACAGGGTTACTCCAAACGCCTGGTGAACCACTACAAATTGATCGCACATAAAAATCGTACGCTGTACCTTCTGTTAAGCCAGAAATAAGATTATCTAAGTTTGTTGCTGTAGGAGTTCCTGCACTAGTTGGTTCTCCTGAACCTGAAGGAACAACGGCATATTCCCAAGAATCGGCAAAGCCTCCTATATTATCCCAAGAAAACTCAACACTATTTTGTAATAAACTATTAAATGTAATATCTGCTGGAGGCGCACATGTTGGGCTAGATATTTCTAACTCGAAACATATTCCGGCTCCAGTGATTAATTGTGAGGATACTACAATAATGTATTCTTCGCCTGCTTGTACCAACATATTTGAAATAACTGCAGGGTCAAAACCATCAACAGTATTTGCACCTTCTAAACAAGTAACTCCCACATTGGCACAACTATCATACACTAAAAGTGAGCTTAAAGCGTTCCAACAGTTATTTGATGAGTCGCCGCCATCAAAAGTGGTTTGACTTAATGTTAATAAGCCATCGACTATTGGGGTATAACTTAGGAATATTTTATCGCCGTTTAAGTGATTTGTTGTTGAATTACCAGAGGAAATACAGTTAGTTCCTTGCGTTGAGTAAGTTAAATTAGGATTAGGGTAATTAGCCAAATTATCTGCTAACACATAAGGCGTTGTACTTACATCTGGCACCACTAGAGGGTATTCGCAAGACACACCGTACCTAAGTGTTTCGAAAGATACAGGGCCAAACCAGTCACTTTTTGTATCATTGTCGCACAAAGCAGCAACATAAAAGTCGTAACCTGTTTCCGGGTCTAAACCACTTAATGTATAGCTATTCCCTGAAACTGGAATTCCTACATCTGCAGGAGAGCCTCCTTCTGGAATGGCTTGTATTTCAAATTCTGTAGCACTAACATGCGACCAAGATACTTCAGCACCATCTACAGAGATGCTTTCTACAGAGATATCGTTTTCATTAATTACTGGACATCCTTCTACCACTCTAAACTGGTCTACAAACCACTCGTCGCCTGTTGGTGTTGCTCCGTTTTGTGTATTGGTTACTACAAAAGCAATATAAAGCGGAAAGCCTTCTGGCAAATCAGGCAATTCAACAACCTTTTTTTCATAAGTTGTTTGCGAATCGATGTTTAAATCGGCTTCTGTGTAACTTGCTAAGGTGACATTAAATCCGTTAATATCTGGTTGCGCTGCCGTAGAAATTCTTACTTCATACGTAGCACCATTATCTATTTCACTAGATTGTTTCGTGTAGAATTGAATTTCTCCATCGTTAGGCATGGTTACCTGTGGTGAAACCAAAAAGTATTGTGCCGTATTTTGATCGCCAACATTATCGGCACTAGGGTTTACAGAAGCACCATTAGTTCCTAAATAACCATCGGTAGTTGTGCTCCAATCTATATTAGCATTATCGTTACCAAATAATGTCCAAGTAGCTGGAATGCCACTATCAAAAGATTCGGTAACTTGAGCATATCCTTTTCCAGAGAGGAATAAAAATAAAGCTAAAACAAAAAAGAAGATAGGCTTTTTTGCTACAGCCGTTTGTAACGTTTTTCTCATGTTAGTACAAATTTCAGTTTAGTATTTTAAGCACTTAAAAATAGCTATTGCTATACTATATATAAAGGGGATATCTTTGCTTTTTACTGAAATTACAAACACAAAAAAAATCTAAAACCACGCGTATTACATAGGATTAACGCTTGGTTAACATTTTTTTTACACGGTTGAGGCGGGTTTCGTGTTTTGGATGTCTTTTATCTTTTTTTGAAGGGTTTTTATTGTCTTTTTGTTTTTTCTTTCAATTAAAAAAACAGCTAAAATCACTAAAATTATAAAGGAAAAGATCCATTTAATTATGGTTTTAAAACGAACATCTGAAGCTTTTAAAATGGCTTCTTGATTTTTATAATTTTCGTTGATGGAGATATTTATAGAATTACGTTCCGAC carries:
- a CDS encoding choice-of-anchor J domain-containing protein, which codes for MRKTLQTAVAKKPIFFFVLALFLFLSGKGYAQVTESFDSGIPATWTLFGNDNANIDWSTTTDGYLGTNGASVNPSADNVGDQNTAQYFLVSPQVTMPNDGEIQFYTKQSSEIDNGATYEVRISTAAQPDINGFNVTLASYTEADLNIDSQTTYEKKVVELPDLPEGFPLYIAFVVTNTQNGATPTGDEWFVDQFRVVEGCPVINENDISVESISVDGAEVSWSHVSATEFEIQAIPEGGSPADVGIPVSGNSYTLSGLDPETGYDFYVAALCDNDTKSDWFGPVSFETLRYGVSCEYPLVVPDVSTTPYVLADNLANYPNPNLTYSTQGTNCISSGNSTTNHLNGDKIFLSYTPIVDGLLTLSQTTFDGGDSSNNCWNALSSLLVYDSCANVGVTCLEGANTVDGFDPAVISNMLVQAGEEYIIVVSSQLITGAGICFELEISSPTCAPPADITFNSLLQNSVEFSWDNIGGFADSWEYAVVPSGSGEPTSAGTPTATNLDNLISGLTEGTAYDFYVRSICSGSPGVWSNPVSFTTQCPVFNTPYSTSFTDATNENPEPCWTAIDANNDGIAWSFIGGYATVQTGSSQGQNHDLYISPQVNFDGVQKRLRYKHRATQGISSYSIKLSTTGVGVDNFTTVILPETQISNTAFEEVTIDIPVDILGNVNIAWVVEPNNEETAFRISIDDVVIEDKPTCPVPTNPFTLNVTQTSAWLFWTQGENETQWELAIQDLGAGEPTGSGELVTQNAPYMASGLEPGTRYEFYVRAYCEADDQSEWVGPIAFTTLCASYDTPFFESFDDEDPDTQKFCWNTDNGGWYITENTAKLGASPNSYLISPAINIDGAKELKYKYRAETLFNLGAITPPRHGLEVVMSTTNDNPSSFTTVVVPSEVFTHSSYIEKSVIIEATGTIYIAFRLPADLSGQVSRLNIDDVSITDAPPCPIPFNASLDLVSATGAEFSWESGYQETSWNAVVQEAGMGAPTEGGTLVSEMSYSATDLEPDTAYEFYIQSNCDANGVSEWFGPIAFQTACTSYVAPFIETFDSDSESDSCWTVFDENGDTETWYTDNANFVYEGDQSAATFTGTNGNNDDWLISPTITITENHRLRFYYRALSQYYIEDLEVLLSTNGPSLDQFTTVLYDSSDDTVIINNEEYRVKIVDLQDISGDVNIAFHVPYYTGGGTSRGNGLLIDNVIIEEEPICTEVTNLSVDVNTLTDTTMDLSWEANGSTQPWQISVQPAGTPAPEGDTAPEYLYTADTNPFTITGLTASSMYDVYVRSECGNDYSPWSEPLQVTTKCPLDNQCQYKFVLSSDTGISAELQLTQNNQVVQVFPFEGNEDGDEFFAYLCSGVEFSLYFWTIGSYAPQYANYHFDVYDSEDNLVYSSPTGLTPRRTVYSGPAICGTPTCPQPTDLTSSATTQFSWTPAGSESQWEVAIQPVDNGTVPQSGTIVNTPSYTPTDADFNDLSAATYEYFVRAVCSDQDQSYWSGPYVFVRNDDVSTALTLPINSDTCENTTTRVSFLNASVSPEAMSCEGVNQRDVWFDFTAESTAHILQVKGFDGNFYYTSGDMPYPAMTMTLYQDNGGGDLVEMMCTYDNVLIAMYSAQLTVGQNYKLRLTLNSDNNHFRRFDMCLTTPSDPCSMNLAINGGFEEPVSSEFRIVQNISALEPIPGWRQNYDTFNNLMFWMSLNGAGFFPYEGGQCVQVIAEEDYDPNDPELKGLYREFDTSEATLLDYSFAHAIRFEGNNLQLFAGPPGGPYELVTENLGGWDWEIISGSYEVPEGQDITRFIFRADGGTTNVGNLLDDVQVRYNNEIITEPFEVDCNTATALLEANGQGTWVPNENNPSVVTFNDATNNTTTITNFVEPGAYTFTWETTYCSYDIELTYNGVGETPTVETPVEYCLGDTAEALSVTASATYTTMWFTDAQGGAGSTTAPTPDTSTTGTTSYYVAYVSDNGCEGPRAEIQVVVSESFSPELTFSYDATCTNAENNPMPILADGFETGGAFSSATLTVDASTGEIDLDSATAGLHDVTYTFDGDAETCTTSGTYTASIEFIQGVDPITTFSYDASYCADSTNPLPTLEAGFTTGGIFSSATVTVDAATGEIDLSTATVGTHDITYTFTGDEANCIGEGNYTTSIEVVAVITPTSAFTYEASYCANSENPTPTLSEGFTTGGTFSSATLTIDTATGEIDLSTATIGMHDVTYTFDGDAATCTEAGSYTTSLEIVEVITPTLTFTYNGSPYCNLDTNPTPSLDTSFTTGGTFSSTTVTVDAATGEVDLTSVSSGIHDVTYTFEGDTVTCIEAGTYTASIEIIASTTTVTGFTYEEDLYCADGGMVLPILDAGFTTGGTFTAENGLSINASTGEINVSSSSVGNYTVVYEVVQDIANCIEGSVSTFDITILDDIEVVINGECNNSDYVLTASAVNGSFNESEASFTWMDANGNTIGDNAETFNVTTYANNTNLNLPTQILVEVMFGGCSTTASFMVERSACRDIPRGISPDGNGKNDSFDLTGFGVTDIFIYNRNGREVFSYKGMYTNQWHGQTNDGNDLPDGTYFYSIKKDDGSSVTGWVFINRAH